The Salvelinus namaycush isolate Seneca unplaced genomic scaffold, SaNama_1.0 Scaffold3137, whole genome shotgun sequence DNA segment gctacactacccgtagttaaacattgttaaaaacactagttagaactgggcggaccaccccctgtatttttggttagttagttagctgtttgtgaagtaggctagtctagcttaggggtgtttttgaattattattctttcattccttgggtcccgctcagccccttttcctgctccccccccccatttaccgtgtgtttataaataaacatttagtgtttgacggtaattaagttgtctgtgttatttgttctcactgttacgttttcactactataatttgcatgagttgtgttacgggtcccattaccatcccccctagactgtcgggccaaagggattcgtaacataagtgggggctcatccgggatctgtcattactgacACCCATACCGCTTGTGCAGATTGTTTTAGTGGTCTAGTTCAGTGTTGAACGTTATAGCTAAAGTAGAATTAGTGTTTGCTATTTGTTGGCTCTGTGTAGTATTTAAAAATggctacatttgatttgaagtcctTTTTGGATAACCCTTCGTGGGAGGTTTTTGATAGGTGTCGTAGAGTTGATTTAATGACCTTGGCTGACCATTATTCAGTATTGATTCCACAGAATGTAGTTAAAGCGGAGGTTAAACAATTAGTGTTGAATGTTTTGTTGGAAGAACAGGTGCTTGTATTACCGCTGCCTGAGCCTACTACCCCTGTAGGGGATGTTGCTGCTCCTCTAAGCCCAGTGGTGTCTGAGGGCGAGGCTAAAGCTCCAGCCACATTGCCCCGTTTTGATCCACTCTCCCCACAGTCAACCGGTGATACCAGGAGGGATGGCCGGTCAATACAGTTCCAACTGGAGGCGGAAGAGAGAGCCCAAATTAGGCGAGAGACTCTCCAGttggagatgtgtaaaattgaggcagaacgagaacagcggcagatggagttaaaaatgcgccagatggaactggaggcagagacagcgAGGCTAGCCTTCGTTCCTGCAGTGACTGTTAGTGAGCCGTCCTCACCAACTAGAGATCCCAACACTTTTGACATTAGTAGGCAGATTGCCTTAGTACCTTTGTTCAGAGAGTCAGAGGTTGACTCCTATTTTTGTGTATTTGAACGTATAGCCGTAGCCTTGAAATGGCCTAAAGAGGTATGGTGCCTATTACTTCAGTGTAAATTAACTGGTAAAGCCCAAGAGGTTTTGTCAGCGCTACCTCTGGAAGACAGTTTGACTTATGAAGTGGTCAAAGCTACTGTTCTTCGCGCCTATGAGCTTGTGCCTGAGGCATACCGACAGAGATTTAGGTCTCATAAGAAGTCTTCTAGTAAGACTTATGTGGAATTTGCTAGAGAGAAGGGAAATCTGTTTGATAAATGGCATGCTGCTAGCAAGGTAACTGATTTTAACTCTCTCCGGGAGTTCATTTTGTTGGAAGAGTTTAAAAATTGCTTACCTGAACGCATTGTAGTGTACCTAAACGAACAGAAAGTAGCCTCCCTGTCAGAAGCGTCTGTGTTGGCAGACGAGTTTGTGTTGACGCACAAGAGTGTGTTTTCGGCTCATACTGAGAGTAGAGTTACAGAATTGCCTACTTATAGCCCTAGTCGGCCAGCAGTATATCAAGCACGCCAGAAAAATGAGCGTCCCTGTTTCTATTGTCATAAGGTGGGACATATGATTAATGATTGCTTCCTGCTAAAACGTAAACAAGGGATGCCTCTTCGTGCCAAGCCACCAACAGGTGTTGGTCTAATTCgtacggttgtgaggtctgaaacgaaacaggtgcctaagggtaaatgtattttgaaagacccAGTTCCCGACCGTAGTTATGAACCGTTCATTTTCGAGGGGTTTGTGTCCCTAGCGAATGACGAAGCGTCTCAGCATCCGGTTAAAATCCTTAGAGATACTGGTGCGGCGCAGTCGTTTATATTGTCTGATGTGTTGCCCTTATCCGACGATACATACTGTGGTTCCAGTGTGTTAGTTCAGGGTATAGAAATGGGTTTTGTCCCAGTGCCATTGCACTTTGTGAAAGTACACTCTGAGTTAATCAGTGGAATATTCAGAGTGGGGGTACGTCCTATGTTGCCAGTAAAAGGTGTGACCTTTATAATGGGTAACGATATTGCCGGAGGAAAGGTAGTACCCGTATTGGAAGTATTGGATAAAagtgaccactctctctccaatGAGCTGGCACAGAGTTATCCACATGTGTTCCCTGCTTGTGCTGTCACTCGTGCTCAGGCACGACAAGAGAGTGACGTGATAGATTTGTCGAACACTGTTCTGTTCAAAGAGGATGATCAAGAGGATGGGTTGTGTGCTACCTCTGAGGAGCTGATCACCTCTGACAAACAGCCCAGGAAAGAAGCGAAGAATGTTGAACTTATTGCTGATGCAATACAGTTACCAGTCACTCGTGAGCAGCTGGTTGCTAACCAAAAGGTTGACACCAAGCTTGCTAAATGTTTTTCTAGTGTTGTctcattggaagaggtaaagaagaaAAACGTGGCTTACTTCATTGATGGTAATCTCCTCATGCGTAAATGGACATTCCATGATGACGCGGGCGGAGATTGGAATGCTGTTTACCAAATAGTGATTCCTACAGCCTTTAGACAAAATGTGTTATCCCTTGCTCATGATCACCAGTGGTCTGGTCATTTAGGAATCACAAAAACTTATGATCGGATTCTTCGCCatttcttttggccaggtttaaaACAAGATGTGGCTCAGTACTGTCGtacatgccacacatgtcagataACAGGAAAACCAAATCAGGTTATTCCTCCCGCTCCTCTTTGTCCAATACCTGTCATAGGTGAACCATTCGAACATGTGGTGGTTGATTGTGTTGGACCGTTACCGAAGACAAAATCGGGTAACCAGTTTCTGTTGACAATTATGTGTATGGCAACAAGATACCCCGAGGCCATTCCTCTGCGAAGGATTACAGCCCCGGTAGTGAGTAAAGCCTTAATTAAATTCTTCACGACATTCGGATTACCTAAGGTGGTACAAAGTGATCAAGGTACCAATTTCCTGTCCAAGCTTTTCAAGCAGGTGTTAAAATCCTTGTCAATTACGCACCGTGTGTCAAGCGCCTATCACCCAGAGTCTCAGGGTGCGCTTGAACGTTGGCATCAGACATTGAAGTCTATGCTAcgtaaatattgtttggaatctgaGAAAGATTGGGATGAGGGAGTTCCTCTAGTTTTGTTTGCTGCTCGTGAAACTGTACAGGAGTCCCTAGGTTTCAGCCCGGCTGAACTAGTGTTTGGTCACACAGTGAGAGGACCAATGAAAGTTCTTAACAGTTTTTGTCCCAAGAGTTGTGTACAGGAGATGAAAATGTGTTGGACTACGTTAGTCGCTTTCGGGAGCGCCTACACCAAGCCTGTGCTCTTGCAAAGGAAGCTCTGTCTTCCTCCCAAAGGAGCATGAAAAGACACTATGATAAAGAGGCTGTTTCTCGTCCACTACAGCCAGGTGACCAAGTACTGGTGTTATTGCCTGTTCCAGGATCTTCACTGTCAGCTCGTTTCTCTGGTCCTTATTTCATTGAGAAGAAATTAAGTGAAACTGATTATGTGCTTCAAACGCCTGATAGAAAACGCCAATCTCGTGTGTGTGCCACATTAACATGTTAAAAGCATACCACACCCGACCCATCACCCAAGTGGATAGTTCAAAAATAGAGGAAGGTACTGCTGTCTCCAGCTGCTTCTACTGCTATGATAGTGGACTGTCATATTGATGATGGTGAGGGAGATGGATTAGAGTTGCGCAATACTCAGCAGCAGTGCGTTAGATTGCCCAACTCAGAAATGCTGCTGTCTatccagtcaggtctggttcATTTAACGGACGGACAGGCCGACGATGTTGTGAGGCTACTACACAGTTTTCCATGTCTCTTTAATGACGTTCCTACTCGCACAAACGTGTTGGAACATGACATTAATGTTGGAAATGCTACACCTATCAAGCAACACCCCTATCGTATCAACGCTTCCAAAAGGAAGATAATGAGGGATGAAGTGACATATTTGTTGGAGAATGACCTGGCTACGCCAAGTTCAAGCCCTTGGAGTTCTCCTTGCATTCTGGTTCCTAAACCTGATGGTACGTCCAGGTTATGTACGGATTATCGAAAGGTTAATTCTGTCACAATGCCAGATTCGTTCCCGTTACCCAGACTGGACGACTGTATCGACACTATTGGAGCTGCTAAGTatgttactaagttggacctcttAAAAGGTTACTGGCAGGTTCCGTTAACTTCACGTGCTTCGGAGATTTCTGCCTTTGTAACCCCAGACAACTTCCTACAGTACTCAGTCATGGCTTTTGGGATGCGAAATGCACCAGCCACTTTCCAACGACTGGTTAACTCCGTATTAGCTGGAGTACCCAACTGTAGTGCTTATCTTGATGATCTGGTGATTTATTCGTCTGAGTGGTCAGATCATGTTGACTCTCTCAGGGTAGTATGTGAACGGTTGGCAGCTGCTTCGCTAACCCTGAACTTGGCAAAGTGCGAGTTTGGAAAAGCTACTGTTACTTATCTTGGCAAAGAGGTCGGCCATGGACAGGTGCGCCCTGTAGATGCCAAGGTCTTGGCTATAACTGCATTTCCCGCACCTACCACCAGACGACAGCTACGCCGCTTTTTAGGGATGGTTGGCTACTACCGTAGTTTCTGTCAAAATTTCTCTGCGGTAGTTGCTCCATTGACCGATTTGCTCAGTCCGGCTAAATCATTTGTGTGGTCTCCGGATTGTAAAATAGCTTTTGAATCTGCGAAAGCCCTCTTGTGTAATACCCCTGTACTTGCTGCTCCGGATTTTGAAAAACCGTTTCAACTTGAGGTAGATGCTAGTGCCAGAGGTGCTGGTGCTGTTCTACTGCAGCAGGACAAGAGTGGAGTGGATCATCCAGTGTGTTATTTTTCTCGGAAGTTTAACAAATGTCAGACAAGTTATGCCACAATAGAACAGGAAGCTCTTGCTTTGTTGTTGGCTCTGCAGTACTTTGAGGTGTACATTGGTTCCAGTGCCCTACCAGTGATTGTATATACGGACCACAACCCCTTAGTGTTTCTCCACCGTATGTACAATCAGAACCAGCGCCTAATGCGTTGGGCCCTTATTGTACAGAATTATAAATTTGGAGATCCGCCACAAAAAGGGTTCAGAAAATGTATTGGCAGATGCTTTGTCACGTGTGTAAAACTAAtgatgtttgtatgttttgtaaatGTGTTTGCAATCCCTAGGGTTGCGCTTTTAAGGGTGggagtgttacggatacaagtgttctgtgtgtatcctgtgtgtatttcttttctctccttctcccctactcacaggtgacaataatcattccccaatcagtcatcaatcagtcgctaatcagaagacacctgctccttttcccttacccaatcacagtccctttcccttggtttaaaacccctgtcagttgttgtctccgcagctcaatctctttgtaacatgccttctgtctgtagatcgcttgtgtgttttgcagctacatgtcactttgtccccacctgtgagtattgttttggttatggtgtttgagtgtttgtttgatggtgggaaaagggggtaaccagacaagtcgcccttgggctacactacccgtagttaaacattgttaaaaacactagttagaactgggcggaccaccccctgtatttttggttagttagttagctgtttgtgaagtaggctagtctagcttaggggtgtttttgaattattattctttcattccttgggtcccgctcagccccttttcctgctcccccccccccatttaccgtgtgtttataaataaacatttagtgtttgacggtaattaagttgtctgtgttatttgttctcactgttacgttttcactactataatttgcatgagttgtgttacgggtcccaataccatcccccctagactgtcgggccaaagggattcgtaacaaggacgttattcacttagtctggttggttttataaggatgttattcacttagtctggttggtttataaggatgttatccacttagtctggtgactggttggtttataaggatgttattcacttagtctggttggttttataaggatgttattcacttagtctggttggttttataaggatgttattcacttagtctggttggttttataaggatgttattcacttagtctggtgactggttggttttataaggatgttattcacttagtctggtgactggttggttttataaggatgttattcacttagtctggttggttttataaggatgttattcacttagtctggtgactggttggttttataaggatgttattcacttagtctggtgactggttggttttataaggatgttattcacttagtctggtgactggttggttttataaggatgttattcacttagtctggtgactggttggttttataaggatgttattcacttagtctggtgactggttggttttataaggatgttatccacttagtctggtgactggttggttttataaggatgttattcacttagtctggttggttttataaggatgttattcacttagtctggttggttttataaggatgttattcacttagtctggttggttttataaggatgttattcacttagtctggttggttttataaggatgttattcacttagtctggtgactggttggtttATAAGGATattattcacttagtctggtgactggttggttttataaggatgttattcacttagtctggtgactggttggtttataaggatgttattcacttagtctggtgactggttggttttataaggatgttatccacttagtctggtgactggttggttttataaggatgttattcacttagtctggttggtttataaggatgttattcacttagtctggtgactggttggttttataaggatgttattcacttagtctggttggttttataaggatgttattcacttagtctggttggttttataaggatgttatccacttagtctggttggttttataaggacgttattcacttagtctggttggtttataaggatgttattcacttagtctggtgactgtttggttttataaggatgttattcacttagtctggtgactggttggttttataaggatgttattcacttagtctggttggttttataaggatgttattcacttagtctggttggttttataaggatgttattcacttagtctggtgactggttggttttataaggatgttatccacttagtctggtgactggttggttttataaggatgttatccacttagtctggtgactggttggttttataaggatgttattcacttagtctggtgactggttggttttataaggatgttattcacttagtctggttggttttataaggatgttattcacttagtctggttggttttataaggatgttattcacttagtctggtgactggttggttttataaggatgttattcacttagtctggttggttttataaggatgttattcacttagtctggttggttttataaggatgttattcactcagtctggtgactggttggttttataaggactttattcacttagtctggtgactggttggttttataaggatgtattcacttagtctggttggttttataaggatgttattcacttagtctggttggttttataaggacgttattcacttagtctggtgactggttggttttataaggatgttattcacttagtctggttggttttataaggatgttattcacttagtctggttggttttataaggatgttattcacttagtctggttggttttataaggatgttattcacttagtctggtgactggttggttttataaggatgttattctATTCATTTCTAAAATGCACTCTGAACATCCTGACGATGCCAATCCAACGGGGGACGACAACGCGTCACCAAACACCTCACCTGTGCAGAGAGGTGTGGCCCGTTCTTCTGAGCATGTGCGACAGCATCGTGGACGACGTCGTGAACTCCCAGCAGCACTTGCTCCAGGTCCTGAGTTCCGTGCATGCGGGCCGACAGCCCCTCTAACGACCTCACGAATTCTCTCCAATGGGGGTCCACCTCAAATCAAAATGAAACAAGAAGCAATAAGATAGATAACAAGCAGAAGAATATATAGAACAGTGTTATTATTATCATGTGTAAAACAACAAAGCCAGGGTTACCTCAGCCGCGCTAGCCAGACAGCCGCGCATCACGTTGAGACAGTAGCCCATACAGGGCTGAGACAGGGTGAGTCCGTGGCAGTGGGGGCAGTACTGCATCCTGAGCAGAGCTCTACGACACTCCCTGCTAAACGCCAGGTGATCCGTGGTGTTGATCACCTCTATGCCGAGGTGCAGAGCCTGTAACAGCACACGACCCCCGACCCCCGACCTCCCGATCTGATCGGCTAGGACTCCTGGAGCGGCGCCGAACGGGGTCAAATCGCGGCGGGCGGAGCGGACGCACTCGGCGTAACCGGGGGTGATGCGGCTGACGCCGGGGTTGATGAGGTGGTTGTAGACCAATGGGAAGAGAGCGTCGAAGAAGCGGCTGGTGATGTCATCGACGTTGAGTTCGGAGCCAAGGAGGAAGAGGCCGACGTCAGTGAACAACTCTCTCACCAGACCTGACGCCTCCCCAGCCATGTTACGGTACGACGCCTGGAGGAGCAGGTTGGTGTGGTTCTCTGATGCCTTCATCAGAGACTCAAAGGTTTCtacaggaggagagacagagatagagacagagacagagacagagacagagacagagacagagacagagagagagagagagagagagagagagagagagagagagagagagagagagagagagagagagagagagagagagagagagagagagagagagagagagagagagagagagagagagagagagagagagagagagagagagagagagagagagagagagagagagagagagatttccctcagattacacagatccacaaataattcgagaaaaaaaaaacaatcttgataaactcccatatctactgggtgaaataccacagtgttccttcacagcagcaagatttgtgacctgttgccacaagaaaagggcaaccagtgaagaacaaacaccattgtaaatacaacccatatttatgcatatttattttcccttgtgtactttaaccatttgtacatcgttaaaacactgtatacagatataatatgacatttgtaatgtctttattcttttgaaacttctgtgagtgtaatgttcactgttaatttgtattgtttatttcacttttgtatattatctacctcacttgctttagCAATGTTAACAcaagtttcccatgccaataaagccccatgaattgaattgaattgagagagagaggcagagggggatggagggagagagagagaggcagaggggaatggagggaaggagagagagaggcagagggggatggagggagagagagagaggcagaggggaatggagggaaggagagagaggcagagggggatggagggagagagagagagagagagagaggcagagggggatggagggagagagagagagagagagagagaggcagagggggatggagggagagagagagagagaaagagggtttctataggaggagagggggggagggattgAAAGGGTTTCTGGGGCGCAGTAGGACAGGAGGTTTAGACCCGAGCTAGAACATGACCAGAGGGTAGTCTCTCCTTCCCACAGGCTGAGACAAGCTAGGACGTGACCAGTGGGTAGTCTCTCCTTCCCACAGGCTGAGACAAGCTAGGACGTGACCAGTGGgtagtctctccttcctccaggatgggacgagctaggacgtgaccagagggtagtctctccttcctccaggatgggacgagctaggacgtgaccagtgggtag contains these protein-coding regions:
- the gpc5a gene encoding glypican-5a; translation: TFESLMKASENHTNLLLQASYRNMAGEASGLVRELFTDVGLFLLGSELNVDDITSRFFDALFPLVYNHLINPGVSRITPGYAECVRSARRDLTPFGAAPGVLADQIGRSGVGGRVLLQALHLGIEVINTTDHLAFSRECRRALLRMQYCPHCHGLTLSQPCMGYCLNVMRGCLASAAEVDPHWREFVRSLEGLSARMHGTQDLEQVLLGVHDVVHDAVAHAQKNGPHLSAQVYKVCGHPSRQPAQSVSGQQDGARESIPLKASIRETGNTLATRRKEFLNSLRLYRTFYGGLADQLCVSQLASADGLACWNGADVVK